ATCGATCAGATTGGGATATCCGCCGGTCGAAAAGCAACATGGTTTTATCTGGTTCAGAAATATAGCTGCCGCTGTATTACTTGCAGTTCTAGGCTATTGGGCGTATCATTCTGTGACGGAGGTTAGCTATCTTACGAAAACTACAGGTGCCATAATCGATTCTGTTTTATTACAGGACGGGACCCGCATATACCTCGCAGAGAATAGCAGTGTCAGGTATCCGGAAGAAATAAAAGGAAAAACAAGGAAGGTATATCTTCTCAAAGGAGAAGCCTTTTTTAAAGTGTCAAAAGATTCAATACGCCCGTTTGTTGTTGCAATCGATTCTTCGAAAGTAACAGTGTTGGGCACATCATTTAATATAAGTTACGCTCATGAGCAGATCGGCCTGTCCGTAAGGACGGGTAAGGTTAAATTCGAGGCACCTAACGGAAAAGAAACCTCTATACTAACGGCGGGCGACGGTCTGATCTATCACAGGCAAAGGGGCGTAACAGATCATTTTTTTGATGGCAGCGGGTCTGATTACGCCTGGCTGACGCATGAATTGAGCTTCGTTGATGCCTCTTTATCCCAAGTTTTTAAAAGCCTTGAAAAATATTACAAAGTAAAATTCAATGTCGAAGATTCATTGTCATCTTACAATAAATTCAACGCGACTTTTAAAGACAATGAGCTGGATGCAATACTTTTAATTCTTGAAGAAACCTATCCGCTTCAGATAACCCGTCAGGGCAGCCTTATCACTATCCGGAAAAAATAAGACAAAACATATAATACCAAATCAACAACTCAACAGGATTACTATGAACGAAAACC
The window above is part of the Arcticibacter tournemirensis genome. Proteins encoded here:
- a CDS encoding FecR family protein, encoding MMSENKDFLIKIVQFLNDPTNESLAAEVNDWRNASQGNEEFFQQITQLWNMSSGLQDLDSLNTDEAVERLSIRLGYPPVEKQHGFIWFRNIAAAVLLAVLGYWAYHSVTEVSYLTKTTGAIIDSVLLQDGTRIYLAENSSVRYPEEIKGKTRKVYLLKGEAFFKVSKDSIRPFVVAIDSSKVTVLGTSFNISYAHEQIGLSVRTGKVKFEAPNGKETSILTAGDGLIYHRQRGVTDHFFDGSGSDYAWLTHELSFVDASLSQVFKSLEKYYKVKFNVEDSLSSYNKFNATFKDNELDAILLILEETYPLQITRQGSLITIRKK